Proteins found in one Triticum urartu cultivar G1812 chromosome 4, Tu2.1, whole genome shotgun sequence genomic segment:
- the LOC125551975 gene encoding glycine-rich cell wall structural protein 1.0-like encodes MEDSVGEAERREQEEAMAQGKKRGREEEQEAGVGRAVEGKAEVAVAEEGGFLSSMASKIGVAMSGANGSGGAGDTGEGNGNGNRSALAASDGNGEKAAGNGIFHKLLSSSSPSPPATEEENRGGKDEDEGGEQAGILSAMASKIGMAMSGNGTHGGGGEDVDHGIGEDEDKEKETGGDEPSSNGGGLVKQIMSNLPTSETRGPDAEEASLLISIIDD; translated from the exons ATGGAGGATTCGGTGGGCGAGGCGGAGAGGAGGGAGCAGGAGGAGGCCATGGCGCAGGGGAAGAAGCGCGGGCGAGAGGAAGAGCAGGAGGCCGGCGTTGGTCGCGCGGTGGAGGGGAAGGCGGAGGTGGCGGTGGCTGAGGAGGGCGGGTTTCTCAGCAGCATGGCGTCCAAGATCGGCGTGGCCATGTCGGGTGCTAACGGGAGCGGCGGCGCTGGGGACACCGGCGAAGGCAATGGCAACGGCAACAGGAGCGCGCTTGCTGCCTCTGACGGCAACGGGGAGAAGGCGGCCGGCAATGGCATCTTCCACAAGCTGCTGTCCAGCTCGTCTCCCTCCCCGCCGGCCACAG AGGAGGAGAATAGGGGAGGGAAAGACGAGGACGAAGGCGGCGAGCAGGCCGGGATACTGAGCGCCATGGCTTCCAAGATCGGCATGGCCATGTCTGGCAATGGGAcccacggcggcggcggggaagatgTTGATCACGGTATAGGTGAGGACGAGGACAAGGAGAAGGAGACGGGAGGCGACGAGCCGAGCTCCAACGGCGGTGGGCTCGTTAAGCAGATCATGTCCAACCTCCCCACTTCAG AAACTAGGGGGCCCGATGCTGAGGAGGCCTCCCTGCTCATCTCCATCATCGACGACTAG